A window of Misgurnus anguillicaudatus chromosome 3, ASM2758022v2, whole genome shotgun sequence genomic DNA:
GCAATATGTCAAATCAGGTTCCAAATAAGAAATAAGACCATCCTCTTGATTTCCTATTTCTGAGTATTTCTAtgctgtaaaaaagtaaaaaaaagtaaaatattgtgttaattcaatttaaaaaatattagttgccTTAAAAAGGTTGTCcagtaatatttttaagttgaatgaactcaaatttaaggcaaccaggtaacttacttttggttgaaccaacaaataatTTTCACAGTGTATTTTAAAGACTAAACCCTTTCAAATTTTCCAGATCATTATTTATATACGTTTGTCTTAtgccaaataaataaacacatgctaaaatacataaaaatactaCAATAAGATATCAGATGAAGCTCAGATTTGTCAATGAATATCTTTATGCAAATACAGTGCATAATATAAgcattcaaaacatacagtctCTCACTTCtatcaaaaacttttattacATCATTTTGCACTTTTCATCCGATTCCAGGCTGTGAGGTAAACTAAACACTACTGGTGTTTTAAAATGAGGAGCAGCTCCTCAATGTCACACCCTAACTTCCTGTTTTAAGTTAAGatgtgtctgacatgttttctcgTAAATTGAGATGAAAAGGTTTTTCAGTAAATGAAATGCCTTTCCACAAATGTTACTTTAGTCATTTTACTGGAAATTGACTCTCATTCACCATTTAAagggaaaacaccaccgttgtttaaaattttaccatgttcttacctcaacttagactaataaAACATACCTATATTGTTTCAATGCATGCCTTTTATCTTTGCACAGtgcttcgtgaatgtgttagcatttagcctagccccattcattccttaggatccaaacaaggaTCAATTTAGGCggcaccaaacacttccatgttttccatatttaaagactgttattgaaggtcccgtttttcctgtgtttttaaatatatgattgtgtttatggtgcgcaatataacatgtgttcatgtttcgtgTATTTTcaacacaatttacttatctgtatagcgctgttttcactgtcccaATAACgctctgatgtcttccttgttctatgaagtccctttttcagaaatatgtatagagttctgattgtgtagtttgtttagtgtatTGTGATTctacagcagcttagcttagccgtttgagcttagcaGGCGACTGaaatattcctgtgggcggatttcatgacaactgtgaggggggtggatttttttgtaactcatctatttaaattatattaaaggcagagtccacgatgtttgaaagccaataggtgtgttcgacttcatgcggcactgcgcagaccgatcggcggctgacttgaagcagtgcattccggttagtacttttgtccgacttcagctggcgctgcaggcacgtgactgtgtcatgtggtttttaagtaccgcgagagcgattcgagatcagccgctGGAGTCAGCCAGCGCAGTtcccgaagaggagctgcacgggctgtaatgacgacacagctgtttcaccattggtcggattcaccacatgacaacaatcacgtgtgtttcgtgcttattttcacgccctcacaaatgctcacaaatctgtatttttataacagttaaagctcttttcatgtagtcgcgatgttatattgtgtcatcttcatcaaaataaaatgtaaatagaaatgaaaaaacgtagaccccacttcattggtatttaaataatttatgcttattttgaacgttattcttgtaaaaaacagatgctgtaagcctcttcagttccactcatgctcatacacggacattctaacagtataattcactttttatgtagtttacatcttacaaatcatgtttattgcgataaagcaagcaaacggcacgtgatcagccatgtcTGACGTAAATGCCGCAAactacgggaaccacagcgcgtccgacttcacgtctccgttttcagctcctccccgcctgcacgcggctaatctcaccgatcggttacatccagccacagccgatgtcgaacacacctatagttgatatttgaaatcacccaaacaaacacgcccctatagaatctggaccttcggttgttagacctgccccacacatacgcaacccggcatttgatttgattggctataagtgtgttttggtagcctgactacgtcagacttcgtacttccgctaaatttcattacgcttctgtactcagtctgagatacctcccattcaaaccgttttccTCCGGTCTCAAAACGTccgtccaatcaacgaacagagggcgggctgagagccgtgacgtagacgctaaacgccgaatcacggttgtagtttgttgtggacatggagacacacaaagctatttgctctgttgtggagaaccggcacttgccaacttaaacccgaacaagaaaagtgtttgttaaacatttgaatggagattatgttgttgccctactcccaacaagtttttggaaaagtttaatttatcaactttaccgatcgtcagcgagaaacAGCACAACTtgtgcagcacagcttgacgtgcacaacgatcgagaaatcatggaatggaattatattgtttacagttaatggtggaggacgcgtgggcaagcattctttggtgacattcctgattaaccagaaaataaggtaggaagatttaatttacatatggttatggctgtctggtggaagagtttgagaggagagaggggctttcctcccgttagacgtgagtggaaagccaccgtaaggatagtgttcaactagctctggcccgatttactttacataatctgcaaaagtcgttcatagccatgttaactctggtatttcgctcgatgggtttatacgtgtattttacagcagagattcgatgcggctgatccggcgcataaagcacatcatatccaaatgttatgtgtgattggcttacgtttagaccaatgattttaaacttcagacaagcccctcccacgagaaggaaaacgattgtcaattatgcccagccagactctgtctatgaagcgaagcaaaatagcagaggatggtattaccaggctagtgttttggtagtcaggccgtctccttttccaatatttttttcaaacatcgtggactccgcctttaagccttaaacttctgcataattaagggcgtggccacttgaatgatggttgaacagccactgctgtcaccagaatcgagctaggcggtcgtggttttagcaaccagccacctcagcttcacccatatCCCGCCTCTTTACCTATTTTCGGTTTTCCGTGAGTGTTTCGTGGCGACAGCAAGCagcgcctactttaagcttcaaaaacattcttcacaaaccaatgggtgacatCACGGACTCTGcgtccatttttttacagtctatgaagCTTATTGtaactgacttccatagtaggaaaaaacaaatatgatgtaattcaatgggtaccatcaactgtgggcttaccatcatttaatcaaaatatcttcttttgtgttcattaaaataaaaaactcaaaaacaggtttagaacaacatgagggtgagtgaattatgacagaatttttaattttgggtgaactttacCTTTAAGGGGACTTCAGTTGCAACTTGCTCTCACACCGGTTCGatcggagagagagagagagagagagagagagagagagagagagagagagagagagagagagagagagagagagagagagagagactgtgtGGTTTGAGTGTCTATGGGCGGATCGTGGCAGCTCTTTCTTCCGCACTATCTGGTCAGTGGTCATCATCATGATCTCTAATAATAACTCGAGCAGTAGTAATGTGGTCGCGGCGCAGAAAATCGTCAAACAGCTCAGACTCGAGGCCAAAATACGACGAATTCACGTAAGTTTGTCAACTTCTGCCGGAACGACAAACACAGTAAAGTTTACTTGAAGATTACTGGTGTGACTATGCTAATGCTAACGCTAGCCCACAGTCAGATAGTCTTTTAGAGTTCGCTATATAGTTAAGTTTGTTATGCTTCAGTATACGATTAtggataaataataattttggcGGCATGTTTCTTCCAAATTGAAGTAATGtggtttataattttttatagggTCGGAAAAGCGTTGAAGTGTAAACTTCACTCAACAGTTGGGTGTCGTTTTCATGTTTATCAATAATGCAAATATATGCAAACGGATCTGGACAGTAACGAgtcagctctgttgtttattaTGGTACCCAATTCTTaccacgtgtgtgtgtgtgtctaaaaACTACTTAGTGTCACAATTGTGTAATGGTTTTACGCACCGAAGGAAACTGAttataaaagaaatgtaaaacaaTTATCTGAttataaaagaaatgtaaaacaattacattaaattacaaCTTTAAAAGTACAGTAACCTTGATTTTGTTGGATTGAAAGCATATGTATTAatataccctactgaaaaaaaaaacaataaaactattacagaaaattctaatggtttccattaaaataccaataggaaccattagctattaccattaaaaccactgtagtgtgttttgggccatattccattagaaccaataaaattcccaataaatcCATTAGAAtggttttatagtttttttcagcagggtagttTTACCACAATTATCATTGTTAGTCTATGGTTCCCATAAATGAGATGATGTTATTAGTACAAACTATGGTTATAAATTAAAACCATGGATAAATTATATAGACGTTTTCATCCAACTTGTTGCGTTGTCGCGATTATGTATCTGGAaggaacttaacttccggtctctgtttttAGTGGTCTGGTTAACATAGTAGCTAAAATTAACTCTGGAACGAATACTTCATcagaaataacaaatgttttggtttttgaTCTGCATTTaatattgtatacattatatagtccctgttgaaaaaaacaaaaccattacagaaatttctaatggtttccattaaaataccaatatgAACCATTAGCTTAAAAGCTTACAATTCctttttgtagtgtgttttgggacaTATTTCATTAGGATTTAATGGCCCCACCAATAGAACCCAACAAATAACAGTAGagactaatgctgcgttcagaccagcggcggtagaggcgtcaagcgcgagtgatttcaatgttaagtcaatgtgaagtcacgttgacgcgcgtctggagttCTCGCGGCGTGAATGAGGTGTTTAGTGCGGCACGGTACACGTGATTCCGCCTCGTTTGCAcgaatggcgcaaattgagcgttgctgcggCAACGCGCAAGTTCAAAAATCTCAACTTTGACAGAAAAACGCGcagtgttaaccaatcaggagcttgctctagtagatTACACTATtttcgcgtgaatgtctcgatgagtagaatttcacgcgcaaatgaagcgagtaaactcaaaatgttcaagcggcaaactagacgcgattttgacgcttgaaacgcggctggtgtgaacccacggtaacaGAGAACATTATAGTTTACAatacaaccaataaaattcccattaaaaccaataaatcCAATAgcatttctgtgatggtgtctattgtttttttagcaggggtATTACACATTTAACATCgtaatgttagctcagtgtagtttttgatacgctttagctatgatttgaatattttgctagttatcagaaataatctactctAGAAAGGACTCCTGTTGTTGATTATTTGCGAAAGTTaagtttgttccacgaaagccgtttgtttatgttgttactgcgaAAACTGTCTATATACCAGTTTAAAAACAGGTTAAATTACATGGCTCAGCACTTACTAGATGTTATTTAACATGACAAGCTCACGGTTTTGATGTCTTCACGTGTCTCAGGCTGCTACGGACCTGAAGAACTTCTGCCTGCAGAATGCCCATAAAGACCCACTGCTGATGGGGGTCCCATCCAGTGACAACCCCTTCAGACCCCCAACCTCCTGCAGTTTGCTTTAGGGTACCACaagcttctctctctctctctctggaacATCTGTCTTTTAAAAGTGGTGCTTTTtggttattatttataatttctctctctctgttattTCAAAGGTGATGAAGATGTTGCAGGTGATGTAGCCGTCTCATTCTCTAACTTCACACTACCCTGCTGAAACGTCCTGGAGCActacaaaaaacatttaaaaaatgcctTGGTTAGCATTAAAACACTGTGTTTGTATTGTTTCTAATAGGCTCACTCACCTAAAAACTTGTTTGTTTTACTCTTTATTTTGTGTAAACTGTTACACGTGTGGGCTTGGCTCAATATTTACTGTGTGATGCGGTCTGATCCATTTACAGTTTCAAAATTCTGTAAACTTCATAAGTTACATGCCCTGAACGCAGATTTTGAGCATACAGTTTTCTGTTGTGCTGTTGTCCTGTATTGTGCAATGCACCGAACACAAAAACACTACATGCAATTTTCTGGATGTCTGCAATGGTAGATCCAGTCACAAAAAGTAagaaaaaatcttttaaaaattttatatcaaaaatttacttacatgaaGAGagggattttttattttaaactaatttATAGATGTATACACAGCAGAATTTGGTTTTGTTTGTATTCTCAAAAAATGTTGTCCTGAGATTCTAGATAACTCAACTGAATTAATCTGTTACATGTCAACTTTTTACTTCCTGTTCTCTTTTTGCTAAActgacttttaaaataaaaacttgtaTGACTGATTATTTATCTGTGTGACATTTCTTCACATAACACACTGCCATTAAATTGCAATATATTGAAAAAGCATATTGACTTTAAATATCATGCCataaaaagaaatacatttatttacctTAAAATGTTACAAAGCATGGTTGTATGCTCTGATAGCATCTGGTATGGGATC
This region includes:
- the LOC129443920 gene encoding guanine nucleotide-binding protein G(I)/G(S)/G(O) subunit gamma-5 codes for the protein MISNNNSSSSNVVAAQKIVKQLRLEAKIRRIHVSQAATDLKNFCLQNAHKDPLLMGVPSSDNPFRPPTSCSLL